Proteins from a single region of Desulfobacter postgatei 2ac9:
- a CDS encoding MBL fold metallo-hydrolase, which yields MTKKTQEEHAMEITCLLENNTTDPQLAAAHGLSFFIRTGTRSILFDMGPDQKFADNAKHLGVDLSKTDIAVLSHGHYDHGGGIPQFQTINDKAAIIMTRGAIEGRYYARYKNNEPRYIGLDTDAIDKSRCRFIGADLALSEDLTIITDFSKKGFIPQGNSDLLRQQEDGKLIEDEFSHELALLIVEDGTSVLFTGCAHSGMGNMIDTVLTRTGRGHIDHVIGGFHLYNRITRVTEPDSRLDILVDELSSHSGTTYYTGHCTGPDAPAYMSRKMTRPINVFATGTRLEL from the coding sequence ATGACAAAAAAAACACAGGAGGAACACGCCATGGAAATCACCTGCCTGCTTGAAAACAACACCACGGACCCGCAACTTGCAGCGGCCCACGGCTTAAGTTTTTTTATCCGCACAGGCACCCGGTCCATTCTTTTTGATATGGGACCGGACCAAAAATTTGCAGACAATGCAAAACATCTGGGTGTGGACCTGTCAAAAACGGACATAGCCGTGCTGTCCCACGGGCACTATGACCATGGCGGCGGCATCCCGCAGTTTCAAACGATCAATGACAAAGCAGCAATCATCATGACCCGGGGGGCCATTGAAGGCAGATACTATGCCCGCTACAAGAATAATGAACCCCGATATATCGGCCTTGATACCGATGCCATTGACAAAAGCCGGTGCCGGTTTATTGGTGCGGACCTGGCCTTGTCCGAGGATTTAACCATTATCACGGATTTTTCAAAAAAGGGCTTTATCCCCCAGGGCAATTCAGACCTTTTAAGGCAGCAGGAAGACGGGAAACTGATTGAGGATGAATTTTCCCATGAACTGGCCCTGCTGATCGTGGAAGACGGTACCTCGGTTCTGTTCACCGGATGCGCCCACTCGGGCATGGGGAATATGATTGATACGGTCCTTACCCGCACGGGCCGGGGTCATATTGACCATGTAATCGGCGGATTCCACCTGTATAATCGCATCACCCGGGTCACAGAACCGGACAGCCGCCTGGATATTCTGGTCGACGAACTGTCATCCCATAGCGGCACAACCTATTATACCGGTCACTGTACGGGTCCTGATGCCCCGGCTTACATGTCCCGCAAAATGACACGCCCAATCAACGTGTTTGCCACAGGTACCCGGCTTGAACTCTGA